GGGCAACTGCCGCATGCACCAAGAAGGCGCAATTTAACGATGCCATCTTCAACATCCACCAATTCACAGTCCCCGCCATCGCGAAGAAGGAATGGGCGCAATTTATCTAATACTTCCTGAACTTGTTCAGTCATAGTCGTTTGTTCTGCCATGTGAAATCGACTCCTTTCCATATATTTATTATAATCAAATCAGTCTTAAAAATCTATTCCAAGAGCGTAATTTCCACTCATTAGGAGAATATTTTATTAGGTTTGCTCTTTGTTAATGTTGTAAAATGAAGGTAAGAACAAGTTTTGCATAGGGGAGAGAAGATTGAAAAAAGAAATTGAAATCACTGTGTATGGTGCAGAACAGCTTTGTCCAAGCTGTGTGAATCTCCCATCATCCAAGGAGACATATGAATGGCTGGAAGCGGCAGTATCCCGCAAATTTGCCAACCAGCCTTTTAAAATTGTGTATGTTGACATTCATAATCCGCCCGAAGAAGAGAACAAAAAAGAGTTCGCCTTGAGAGTGATTGAGGAGGATATGTTTTACCCGGTTGTCCTGATTGAGGATGAAATTGTTGGTGAAGGCAATCCGAAATTAAAAACAATCTATGCGGAAATGGAAAAGTACGGATACCAGGCAGTTTAATAAAAAATGAGCATCGAAAGGGATGCTCATTTTTTTATTTGGTAAGAGTTTCAGCTGATTCAGCTGGATATTGAAGTTGAATTTTCATCTCTACAGTATTTATACCAGAATATCGGTCAGATTTTTACTTTATCGGTCACTTCCTTTCAAATTAATTTTTCAGCAAAGTAATGGCGCAAATATAAATCAATCTCTATCGTTATCCGCGCTACTTTGGTTCAAACGTAAAAAAAGAGCCCGCAATGGGCCCTCTTATCCGTTATGGTATTTATACATCCATAAAATCCCCGATTTTAGCAGGCGGGCAACACGTCCTGTGATAGGGCGTTCTGCGACTAGACCGAATCCGTGCTTTTTGCCCAATGATCCAAGAACTCCTTTAAGTTTGATTACTGGCAATGTTTCAGGGAGTTCCTCACCTTTCCAGCGTTTCAATAGGATTTGAACGATTTGCTCTGCCTGCCCTTCAGCAAGCTGGGCACTTGGTGCATGCGGAAGGCTTGCACAATCTCCTACGACATAGACATGTTCATTTCCAGGGATATTGTGATGCTTCGTTAAAACTACCCGTCCTTGCTGATCCTTTTCCACATTCATATCGCGAACCACTTTGTTCGGCTGGATGCCGGCTGTCCATACGATGGCATCACAGTGGATGGCTTCGTCATGATTATAAAGGGTTTTTTCTTCTACTTTAGTAATATTTGATTGGTTAATAATTTCTACATTATGTTCTAGAAACCAATTTTCTACATATGTGCTTAATCTTTCAGAGAATGCAGAGAGTATATGCTTCCCTCTATCGAACAATTTGACTTTCAAATCCGGACGGCTTTCATTTAATTCTGAAGCCAGTTCTACTCCGCTTAATCCTGCACCCACAATTCCAACAACAGAGCCTGGTGATAGATTATTTAAAGCTTCATACGTTCTTCTGGATTTTTCAATTGTTTGAATGCTATATGTGTGAATGTCGGCTCCCGGAACATTATGATACTTATCTTCACAACCAAGGCCTATTATTATATCATCATATAAAACAGGCTCCTCGCCTTGAAGATAAACCTTGTTTTCCTCTATGCTGATTTTCGTCACTTCACCGTATTTAATGGTCAATCTTTGATGTTCAGGGAATGATACACGCACATGCTGATCGGAAATGGTGCCTGCAGCAAGAGCGTAATATTCAGTTTTTAAACAATGATAAGGAACACGATCTATTAGTGTAATGGAGACATCATCAGGAAGCTGATTAGGCAAAAGGCGGGCAAGCGCCCTCATACCGCCATAACCTCCGCCAAGTATCACAAGATTTTTCATAGTATATTTCCCCTTTATGTCCGTACTGTTTACTTTCGCCGAACTCAAATAACGTTAATTAGTTATCTTAAAAAAATAAATAAATGATATTAATAACCTCAAACCCATAAAAAGTATAACGAAATTGTGTCAAAATCACAACACATATCAGCAGGAAACTTGACAATAAACGACATGAAGTGGTAAATATGTGCACTTTAAAGGAGAGAATGGAATCCATTTCTTGCAGAATTCAAGTAAAAAAGGTAGCATTAACAGGGTAGAGAGGTGAAAGATGTGATTAAGCCAATCATCGAATTTTGCATCAGCAATTTGGCCAGCGGCTCTCAAAAAGCGCTTGAAAAGCTGGAAAAGGATTATGACCTGGATGTCATAGAATATGGCTGTCTTGGGTATTGCGGCAAATGTGCAAGCACTCTTTTTGCGCTTGTGAACGGAGAAGTGGTTACTGGAGAAACGCCAGATGAACTGGTTGAAAATATATATCAATATCTGGATGAAAATCCAATGTTTTAATAAAAGGAGCGATTAAATTTCGCTCCTTTTTCTTGTGTCAAAAGTAACAAAGTAACCACTTGAATAACTGTCTGGCGCAAGCAGCCTGCCCCTTCGAGTTGCCGGGGGCGGGCAAGGTTCTTCTGCTTTCCTTAGTTGCCGGCAGTTTTTTGTTCCTGTCTCATCTCATGCCAGCGTTCTCTTGCCATTTCAATTAATTTAGGCTCAGTGGAGCGGCTTTGCAGTTCAATTACTTTTGAAAAGTATTTAACAGCCTGTTCAGACTGATGTGTCCTTCTGGATAACTCTCCGATCAGATAGAAAATCCTCGTTTCAGAAATAGATGATCCTTTAAAATCATCTGACATATAAGACTCCGAATATTCTTTTAGAGCAAGTTTCAAAAATCTCTGTTCTTGATTATCATTTTTTATACTCCGGAAAAGCCAGGCCAGCCTGATATATAAACCAGCCATAATAATATGCTTCTCCCTTTTTAAAGTACCGCAATAAATAGCCAGCTTATAGGCGTTGATTGCAACAGGGATGGTACGGTCCTGGCAATAATCCTGGGGTATCCAGGCATCTACAACTTTAGAATTAATCATGTCCAGGGCTCCAGGCGGAAAATAAGGGGAAAAGTCCTCTGATTCTGAGTAGCCGCAATGTGGGCAAGTGTTAATATAATATAGAAGAGGATTCATGCTTTCATCAGAATAAATTGGGCAAAAATCACTGTCATAATTAAATACTTTTACAAATCGGGTGCGGATTTTTTTGTGGTGAAACTCTCTCTGCAGACTCTGCATCCGCAATTTTTATCATAAGTAGGCTTTAATTGCTGCATAGAATGCCACCTCCGAATATAATGAATATGACTATTGTATCATGCATTGTTTGGTTTAGGGGCATAAAGAACTATTCGTTAAACAGTGTTCTGAAAAGGCAATAAAAAGAAAAAGCCTCTTAAGTTGAGCACATACCTTTTACTGTATATACTATATATATAGAAATATCCTTACGTGTACAGGAGGGAATAACATGGAACAAGTTGTGGATATAACAGAAGCAGCAGCTTTGCATATAAAAGAAATGATGAAACAAAATGAGGAAGAAGATGCATTCTTGCGTGTAGCCGTTAAAGGAGGCGGGTGCAGCGGACTTTCCTATGGAATGGGGTTTGCCCATGAAGTCGAGGAGGGTGATATCCAGTCAGAGCATTATGGTATCCAGGTTCTTGTCAGCAAGGAAGACGCCCCTATCTTAAAAGGCACAAAAATTGATTACAAACAATCGATGATGGGCGGCGGATTCACAATCGATAATCCTAATGCAATCGCAAATTGTGGTTGTGGGTCATCTTTCCGTACCGCTTCAAATACAGGTACTCCGGAAGAGTGCTAAATACTGCCTTTAACGCTTCTAGACAGTTACTGGAATAATTTCGAACTATATCTTTGTAATCTCAAAAAAGGACGGTCCCCGAAGGGCCGTCCTTTTTTATCGAAAGAAAGCTGATAGCCTGCCTCCTCGATGTATCTGGGTAAGCAAGGAGCTTCCGCATTTCTTTATTTGCCAAACATGGAAGAGCTGTGCATTGGCTGGACTTTCGCTTTTGGATCGATGTAGGATTTTGCGTGGTTCACTGCAGTTGGCGCTTCACCGAAACCGCAGGCAATAAGCTTCACTTTTCCATCGTATGTGCAGATATCACCGGCAGCATATATGCCTTCGATATTTGTTTCCATTCTTGAGTTAACAACAATGGAGTTCTTTTCAATTTCAAGACCCCATTCTTTAATTGGGCCAAGGGAGGAAACGAATCCGTAGTTTACGATCACAGCATCAACATCGAATACCTCTTTTTCCTTTGAAGTAACACCTTCGAGGACAACCTGTTTGATTCCTTCGCTGTCACCGATAAGCTCAGCAGGCACATAAGGTGTTTTGATTTCGACCTTAGAGTTCTGCAGATTTTCTACACTATGCTCATGCGCGCGGAATTTATCGCGGCGGTGTACAATCGTTACTTTTTCAGCGATAGGCTCAAGCATTAATGCCCAGTCTACTGCAGAATCCCCGCCTCCGAATACAACTGCTTTCTTGCCGGCGAATTGACTTAAATCATCAATAAAGTAATGAAGGTTCGTGCCTTCGTATTGAGCTGCGCTTTCAAGTTCTAGACGGCGAGGCTGGAACGCGCCATTGCCGGCAGTGATAATGATGGTTTTTGAGTAATGCACTTCTTTATTGGTCGTAAGCTTAAATGTTCCATCAGCTTGTTTCTCTAATTTTTCAACAGATTGTTCAAGTGATACAGTAGGCTCGAATTTAGCCATTTGTTCCTTAAGGTTATCAATTAATTCCTGGGCGCGGACTTTCGGGAAGCCGGCAACATCATATATGTATTTTTCAGGATAAAGAGCAGATAACTGTCCCCCAAGCTGCGGCAAGCTCTCAATAATCTTTACTGATGCTTGTCTCATGCCTCCGTAGAAAGCAGTGAATAAACCAGTTGGCCCCCGCCAATGATGGTTATGTCATACACCTTTTGATCTTCTTTCATGCAATATCCCCCGCGTATGTATTGAAATTCCACTCTTTATTCTAACATAAATCGTTTAAAACCTCATCAATCGAGGTAAATATTATGAATAATTGGAAGATTTCAAATGGAGATCCTGAATTAAAAACACGTATATTTCTTTAGGTTTT
This window of the Cytobacillus pseudoceanisediminis genome carries:
- a CDS encoding NAD(P)/FAD-dependent oxidoreductase → MKNLVILGGGYGGMRALARLLPNQLPDDVSITLIDRVPYHCLKTEYYALAAGTISDQHVRVSFPEHQRLTIKYGEVTKISIEENKVYLQGEEPVLYDDIIIGLGCEDKYHNVPGADIHTYSIQTIEKSRRTYEALNNLSPGSVVGIVGAGLSGVELASELNESRPDLKVKLFDRGKHILSAFSERLSTYVENWFLEHNVEIINQSNITKVEEKTLYNHDEAIHCDAIVWTAGIQPNKVVRDMNVEKDQQGRVVLTKHHNIPGNEHVYVVGDCASLPHAPSAQLAEGQAEQIVQILLKRWKGEELPETLPVIKLKGVLGSLGKKHGFGLVAERPITGRVARLLKSGILWMYKYHNG
- a CDS encoding YuzD family protein, encoding MKKEIEITVYGAEQLCPSCVNLPSSKETYEWLEAAVSRKFANQPFKIVYVDIHNPPEEENKKEFALRVIEEDMFYPVVLIEDEIVGEGNPKLKTIYAEMEKYGYQAV
- a CDS encoding DUF2225 domain-containing protein — protein: MQSLQREFHHKKIRTRFVKVFNYDSDFCPIYSDESMNPLLYYINTCPHCGYSESEDFSPYFPPGALDMINSKVVDAWIPQDYCQDRTIPVAINAYKLAIYCGTLKREKHIIMAGLYIRLAWLFRSIKNDNQEQRFLKLALKEYSESYMSDDFKGSSISETRIFYLIGELSRRTHQSEQAVKYFSKVIELQSRSTEPKLIEMARERWHEMRQEQKTAGN
- a CDS encoding YuzB family protein encodes the protein MIKPIIEFCISNLASGSQKALEKLEKDYDLDVIEYGCLGYCGKCASTLFALVNGEVVTGETPDELVENIYQYLDENPMF
- a CDS encoding HesB/IscA family protein: MEQVVDITEAAALHIKEMMKQNEEEDAFLRVAVKGGGCSGLSYGMGFAHEVEEGDIQSEHYGIQVLVSKEDAPILKGTKIDYKQSMMGGGFTIDNPNAIANCGCGSSFRTASNTGTPEEC